The following coding sequences are from one Aethina tumida isolate Nest 87 chromosome 2, icAetTumi1.1, whole genome shotgun sequence window:
- the LOC109603347 gene encoding protein FAM184A-like yields the protein MVDNNYNELCEDIKLVFNKAHENATELESCEALKKELVDMYEAALAAKEDKEKLVSKLETDIDDTRQHYESKLVNLQQQIKISEDKLLIKEEYDNSLKEYQTLKDANEEIRQTNLQYEAKIKEFKSKIAKYKKVTELKNIKNEIAAEQASATAVGRFVEDKKNSRKKTQQEVKAIEQKKGKLLYDIFDTKKQIDKLDTDHFKRYETLRLEFFMQTNAVSQMDEYLSDKSKLSELLELQTEHDLMKSKIKIVKEESRKYEGQISDISCKISKWKQTTDSIKEESTNLLFQLSELKQTISGQEIKINELNTTLTDSQSSKQKIRDELKAELETLIKAHSDSYELKRKQFEEIQSRNKNKEEEIKRKQEDIKKLSLELDELNKSNEVATKNDLEMKKELKELENRYLQAERKVRNTETISTIIENEENNDNKTV from the exons ATGGttgataacaattataatgaattatgTGAGGAcattaaattagtattcaaCAAGGCCCACGAAAATGCTACTGAACTAGAGTCTTGCGAAGCTCTTAAGAAGGAATTAGTAGATATGTATGAAGCAGCCCTCGCAGCAAAAGAAGATAAAGAAAAACTTGTGTCTAAACTTGAGACTGATATTGATGATACTCGTCAACATTACGAATCCAAATTGGTTAACTTACAacaacagattaaaatatccgAAGATAAACTTCTAATAAAAGAAGAATATGACAATTCATTAAAAGAGTATCAAACGTTAAAGGATGCTAATGAGGAAATTCGACAGACAAACTTACAATATGAagctaaaattaaagaatttaaaagcaAGATcgctaaatataaaaaagttactgaattaaaaaatattaaaaatga aattgcTGCGGAACAAGCGTCAGCCACAGCTGTTGGACGTTTTGTTGAAGACAAAAAAAACTCTAGAAAAAAAACTCAACAAGAAGTAAAAGCAATAGAACAGAAGAAGGGCAAGCTACTATACGACATTTTCGatacaaaaaaacaaattgataaattagacACAGACCATTTTAAACGTTATGAAACTTTGCGATTGGAATTCTTTATGCAGACCAATGCTGTATCTCAAATGGATGAGTATTTATCGGATAAATCTAAGTTATCCGAATTATTGGAATTACAAACA GAACACGATTTAATgaagtcaaaaataaaaattgttaaagaagAAAGTAGAAAATACGAAGGCCAAATCAGTGATATTTCTTGCAAGATATCAAAATGGAAACAAACAACTGATTCTATTAAGGAAGAAagtacaaatttattgttccAACTTTCCGAACTAAAACAAACTATTTCTGGTCAGGAGATTAAGATAAATGAATTGAATACCACGCTTACCGATTCTCAAtcatcaaaacaaaaaattagagATGAGCTAAAGGCAGAATTGGAAACCTTAATTAAAGCGCACAGCGATTCGTACGAGTTAAAGCGTAaacaatttgaagaaattcaatcccgtaataaaaataaagaggaagaaattaaaagaaagcaagaagatataaaaaaattgtcacttGAATTGGATGAGCTTAACAAATCTAATGAGGTTGCCACTAAAAATGATCTGGAGATGAAAAAAGAACTTAAAGAACTAGAGAATAGGTATCTTCAAGCCGAGAGGAAGGTTAGGAACACAGAGACGATCTcaacaataatagaaaatgaagagaataatgataataagactgtttaa